The Chitinivibrio alkaliphilus ACht1 DNA segment TCTCAACGTACTTCCCTGAAAAGTCCTCGAACGCATTTGTGACGGCGAACTCAACCTCTTTGCCCAGAGCTTTGAAGTGTTCCTTGCCGCATGCGATCTTGGCTTTTTCAGTTGGGCGTAGCGCATCGGTGAATAAGGTGCTTTTGGTCTCAACAACAAAGTAAAGCTTCTCTTTGCCATCCACCTCAATCAATACAGCCCAGTCCGGGTTATAGGTGCCCAGAGGCGTGTCGATTTTGAACCAGTCCGGGAGCTTGGCGTATAGCTTGATGTCATCGCTTCGTTCAAAAGCAGTGGCGAACTCCAGCTCCACGTCGGAATCGTAGACCACATGGTCAAAGACTGACTTCTGGCTTTCAACCATGTTCTTCTGTAGATAGCCAAACAGCTCGTTATCGCTGAACAGTTCCTGAGCGTAAAAATGTTCATCCCCGATCTTGTGATACTTAATCCCGTCGACTACAAAGAGACGCATCTGGTGCTGGATGATGGTCGATACCTGCTCGATGAACTTCTGCGGGTTGTTTTTAAAGGACTCAAGGCGGCCACTGTCGTTGATAATCTTAACAATAGTCCGGCGGGTCAGGTTGGTTTCATTCTGGAGGTAAGTGATCAGATCCGGGAGCTCGAAAGATCGTGACTCGTAGACACTGGCTGTTTCCTGAACCTGCTCTGCGTGAACACCACCACGATCAATCTCGGCCTTGGCTTTTCGATAAATAAACCTGGCCTTGCCCACCTGCAGATTGCCTTTAATCTCTTCAGCGCATTTTGCGGCAAGTGTCTCTACATCAAAATCGACTCTAAAAGTGGTCTTGTATTTGATCCGGTCCCAAAGCTCTTTGAACTCCGGACTTAAAAATACGGATTTATTCAGCGACACCTTTTTCTTGTCGTCACGGTTCTTGATATTGAGATTGCCGGAAACTTTCTTCAGCACCGCAGCAATATGCGGGGCTTGTTCTTTGAATTCCTCCGGCAGCTCAAGCTCACCACTTTTTAGGGCAGTCTTTAAGGAGTCCTGCACCTTGCCTTTGGTATCAATGTAACCAGTGGTTTTCAGGTGATCCCAAAGCTTCTTGGAAGCATCGACTCCAAGGTGTTCATTGTTGTAGTCGTCAACCGGAACAACGATGTTGGCAAACAGGTGCTCTTCAACCACTCCGAATTTAATACCTTCTTCCTGCTCAATCTCTTTCTGGAGCTGTTCGGCAAATTTTTCATAGGATTCATTTGCCATGACGGTAAGCGTGTTGACCTCAAACCCGTGAACGCGCTCACCATCCTGATTGACACAGATTCGAAGACCACGGCCAATTTCCTGACGTTTTTTAATAACCGAATTGGTTTCGTTGAGGGTACAGATCTGGAAGACGTTGGGATTGTCCCAGCCTTCTTTCAGTGCGGAGTGTGAGAAAATAAACTTCAGCTTTGAGTCAAAGCTGAGGAGTTTCTCCTTCTCCTTCATGATCAGGTTATAGGCGCTCTCATCGGCCAGTGTTTTCCCGGATGCATCCTTGAGCCTTGCATTTCCCGATGCATCTTTCTTTTTATCAACGGCGAAATACCCGTTATGCACACCGGCAGCAACTGTATTCAGATCCGCCCCTTCAAAGAGGGTGCTGTATTTAGGTTTGCGGATTGCCCGGGCATACTCCTTTTCAAACATCAGAGCGAATTTGCCCTTTTGCGGATTGCCGTCTTCATCGTACCAGCGGTAGTTGGCTACCTTGTCGATGAAAAACAGGCTGAGGACCTTGATACCCTGGGGACGCAGACGCATCTCTTTATCCAGATGTTCTTCGATGGTCTTGCGGATCTGCAGGCACTTGTATTCGTCTGGGTCAACTTCGCCAATGGCCTGACCCAATTTTAAAATTTCCGGCTTACTGGTGAAGCTGATGTATTCGTTGCCTTTTTCGCAGTAGATATCCTCTATGATGTAACCATCGTAAATATCACGCCCACCACTTTTATCCAGCAAATCGTCACCGCTTTTCACCTTAATCTTTTTACGCTTCATCGAACCGTTTTTAAGGCGACTATCAATTTCAACTTGAGCGGTAATCGGGCTTTTTTTATTGTTGACGCTCAGGAGCTTAATGTAGGCCTTGTTGTGGCCGTCTTTGACTTCAACTCCGGCAACCTCGATCTGCTTTACCAATTTCTTCTCATAGGCATCGACGGAATCCAGCTTGTAGAGCATGTGATGCTTGTCCACATGAGTAGCCGAGTAACGCAGCGTGCAGAGCGGATTAAGTGAGCGAATAGCCTCTTTACTCTTTGAGGTCGTGTCAACACTCTGGGGTTCATCTACAATAACGATTGGGTTGGTTTCCTGAATGTATTCAATCGGCTTGGCCCCGGTCATACGGTCATGGGAACGGTGGATGATATTGGCCTTGTTTTCCTTTTCCGGATCACTGAAACTTTTTCTGAAGGCATCAATATTGATCACCATGACCTGAATATCAGGGCTGGTGGCAAAATTCCTCACATCGGAAAGCTTACTGGAGTCATAGACAAAATAGTCGAAACTGACATTCTCATAAAGCTCACGGAAATGGTCCACCGTGATTTGCAACGACTTATACACCCCTTCTTTAATGGCTATGGACGGAACAACAATGATGAATTTGGTGAAGCCGTAAAGCCGGTTCATTTCAAAGATAGAGCGCAGATAGACATAGGTTTTTCCGGTTCCGGTCTCCATCTCCACGGTAAAATCCATGGAATTCATTTTTTCGGAAGGAGCCAGCCCATTTTTCAACTGAATCTTGCGGATATTTTTGTGGATGTCCTCCGGCAGAAGTTTTAAGCGGTTACCGACACCCAGATTGTTTTCCATGCTGGGAATGACCTGCTGGGTGGTGTATTGCAGTGGAGCCACCGTAAAATTGGTCTGGCAAATTTCCTGCCCTTCAAATACCCCGGTGACTGATTCTATAGCCTGCTTCTGGAAATCCAGATTTGCGTCGAATTTAATTTTCACTTTGCACCTCTGTTTTAAGCACGGAAGACACAGAAGACACAGAAGGATTTTTTAACCACGAAAGGTTATCTATCAACATGCTCTGGTTCTTTGTTTTTATCTCTATTGCTCGCTTTTGAGTGGTATGTTCCAAAATGGAAACAACCACTTTCTCAGTGTATTCGTGTTTATTCGTGTTCATTCGTGGTGCCCTCCTTGATTCTGAACTTCCGAGGAATCCTCGTGAGTTGCTTCCCATTCTGCCTGGGCCTCTTCTAATTGTTTTTTGAGTGCTTCTTTGTCGGGAAGGTAAAGCTGATATTCAGATGCATAAATGTTGGCATTTTCAGGCAGGGTTAGCTCAACCAGTTCATCGCTTTTGGTCAGACAAAGTAAAATGCCGATGGTAGGTTTTTCGTCATCGGTTTTAACATAGCGGTCGAAGTAGTTGACATACATCTGCATCTGTCCGAGATCCTGGTGCTTCAGGTCGCCGACTTTCAGATCAATCACGACATAACAACGCAAGAGACGGTTGTAGAAAACCAGATCAACATAGAAATGGCGGTTATCAAAAGAGAACCGCTTTTGGCGAGATTCAAACAGGAAGCCTTTACCCAGCTCCAAAAGGAAATGCTCAATTTTATCAATCAATGCCGTTTCAAGATCATGCTCACTGTAGCTTTTTCGTTCTTCCAAGCCTGTAAATTCGAGAATGTATGGACTTTTAATGACATCATCTGCTTTTTCAACAAGTTGCCCATGAGTTGAAAGTTGTTTTACCTCGTTCTTGTCTCGGCTTAAGGCGAGACGCTCATACAGGGCAGAATTGATTTGCCTTTCCAGTTCACGGTATCCCCAACCGTTCTCAGCAGCCTCCAGCTCATAGAACTGCCGCTCATCCCGGTTTTTCACTGTCAGAAGCGTCACATAATGCGTCCAGCCGAGTACAAAGCGCTCACTCAATTTTGCAGTCATTGCCTGCAAAATGTCTGAATTGCCAATCAGCTGAAAACATTGGTCAGGCAGTGACTGACCAATGTTTGAAGATTCAACAGACGCTGCCTGTTGAATCTGAACCTGTTGAGATGATTTTGCAGGCAGTGCCTGCAAAATGTCTGAGTAGGTAACATGAAACTTCCTGAACGAAGCTAAATTACGCTCAGAGCACCCTTTAATGCTTAATTGAAAAGCCAACTCTTTAAGTAACTGTTTGCCGTATTCAGCCCGATCTGCACCATTTTGCTCAAACTCCACGATATACCAGCCAAACAGCCAGTTGCGGACAACTAACGCAATATCCACCGACTTTGCTGCCTGGGATTGCATGGCAGCCTGCGTCTGCTCAAACAGTCCAACTAAACCATCAAAACCCACTTTCGTGTGTTCCGTGGTTCCCTTCTTCTTTCGTGTCTTTTCGTGTTTTTCGTGGTTCATCTTACAAGCTCCTTACATCGATAATGCCAGCCTGTTTGAGAATCTGAACCGCATTGGTTTTGACCACGTCATCCTTGAAGCCGGAGTCCTTGAATACCACGCGCATGATTTCCGGATTGAGCTCATCCTTCAGCTTCGCAATGCCTTCGACCACCTCAAGGGAAATGGCATCCGATAGACAGATAATCAGTGCTCCCATACCGATATCGAATACCTTTTGACCGGCAATGGTGTGTTCAGTTATGGGCAACGTAAGATCCAGACCATACTTGAGCAGGACCTCGTAAAGGACATCTTCCTCACGACGGTCGGTTTTGATGTTGGAGATGAAGTCTTCGAGAGTGCGCTCCGTCATATCAAAGTCGACCTCCCATGGTTTGATATTGGTGGAGTCGAGCTTGAATACCTTGAAGCCAAGGTCACCTTGATATTCTGGGTTTTCTGCTTTGATCTTTGCGGCAGCCCGGCGGATGCGCTCTTTGCCAATCTCGGAGATGGTTTTGTAACCTGCTTTGTAGGCTTCTGATTTTTCATCACAAGCTTCAGGTAGTTGCACCATGATGAATTTGCGGTTGCCACTTTCTTCGGCGTTGAGCTTCATAGCAGCATGAGCAGTCACACTTGAGCCTGCAAAAAAATCTAAAATGACATCATTTCCATTGCATACTTGCGGAATTAATGTTGTAAGAAGTGAAAGTGGTTTAGAATAATCGAAAACATTGCCCCCCATCAATTCTTGAATATTCCGTGTTGCCTCTGTGTTTAATCCTACTCTATCCATCATTAAAGTAGAGAACGGGTTGTGTGTACTCTTTAGTTCATCTCTGAACCGTTTTTGCATTGGTCTTTTGGATGTATCCTTCGGGAACACAATTCGCCCCTCCTTGATCATCCGATCCATTGATTCTGGTATAAATGCCCAAACCCGATTAGGATTAAACGGATAAACATTTCCTGTTGCAGGATCAACTAAATCATAAGCCTGGTTGGGGCGCATTGAAGCATTCATTCCGACAGTTAGGTTATCCAAAATCCATGGGCCACGTGGATCATTGTCAGGATTTGAATATCGCTTAAAATCTTTTTGGAAGCCTTTAAAGTCTTTCAGATCTCCTTTTTGAAAGCAGATAACATAGTCATGGTCTGCAGATACATTGTTATCTGCCATTGCAGAGGAAACCCGTCTTTTCCAGACTAACTCTGCAACAAAATTTTCTTCCCCAAAAACCTCATCAGAGATTTTCCGAAGATTAGAAACTTCAGTATCATCAATAGATATAAAGATAACCCCATTATCCTTCAACAAATTCCTCGCCAGCTTCAGGCGAGGATACATCATGTTCAACCAGTCGGTATGATAGCGCCCACTGGTTTCGGGATTGTTTGAGAGGTTACGGCCTTCACCATCCACCTGACCGGTGATCTCTTTATAGTTTTTGATGTTGTCTTTGAAATTGTCCTTATAAACAAAGTCATGTCCAGTATTGTACGGCGGATCGATATAGATCATCTTCACTTTTTTGTGATAGCTCTTCTGCAGGAGCTTGAGCACTTCAAGGTTATCGCCTTCAATGAAAATATTCTGGGTGGTGTCCCAATCCACTGACTCGTCCTTGCAGGGGCGCAGGGCGCCTGTGCTTGGCGTCTGGGCGATCATTCGGGCTTTGCTTTTACCGTTCCATGTAAAGCTGTAGCGTTCGTCGCGGTCGTCCACAAATGTGCCGAGCACTTCCTTCAGGGCTTCAAAGTCCACCTTGCCTTCGGTGAAGGCTTCCGGAAACAGCTCCTTCAGCTTGCCAACATTTTCGGCTACGATGTCCATTGTTTTACCGTCCATTTTTTCCATGATTAAACCTCTCTTATTACAGGCTCGCAGCCAGTTGCCTGAGCTCTTGTTCAAATTTCTTGATTTGTGTATTCAGCTCCACCTGCCGGTTAAAAGCCGCTTTTTTCAGCTGCCCGCGCAGCTCCGATATTCTTGATTCAATTTCCCGGCACCGCGTCAACTGCTCCAGCCGATCTCCGGCCTTGCCGATGGTAAAACTTCCGGACAACACCGAACATTCGTATCCGGTAAAGCGATCCGTCCAGGCATTGTATAGAGTGCCATAGGTCTGAAGCGGCATATTGTCCCATGCAAGTGATGCGACAAATGCCGCTTCTCGGTCATTGAATGCCCCGCTGTGCATCCAGCCGGTGGTATAGAAACGCTCGGCAACATAAGCTCCTTGCTCGGTCTGACTGAAACGTTTAGGAGCGATGCTCAGGGCAAAAGATTTATTAACCACGGAAGACACAGAAGACACGGAATTAATACTTTCTTTTTCAGTGTATTCGGTGTGTTCTGTGGTTCCAACATAAAAACCAATCATCAGCGGGTAAGGAATTATTCGGTGGATAATTTCTGCGATTCGTTTGTGGCCTTTCTGGGAGTTCATTTCAACCTGTAGAACCGCCACCTCAAGGTATTCCCGTTCATTGTCCCTGTAGGGTAGAACAGGACAAGTTGATGGCTTCAGGGTGTATTCCCAATACACGTTTTTCACGTTTTCCCGAAACAGCTTTTTGTCGCTGGCGACAAGTTCACCACTTTCAAGAAACTGCTTTTTGGGAACCCGTTTACCCAGCAGGGCCGCCTCCGGAAAGGAGATGGCATTCCAGACGTAATCAATGGCTGCTTTTTTATTATCTGGCATCGTCAGCCTCCTCACCCAAAAGGATCAGGTAGCTGACCACTTCAAAATCATCCATACCCTTAAAGCTGTTTTTATTGATGACGGTGCCACCGGGAGAGAAAAGACTCTCCACGCCGCGCTCTTCAGCTGCGCCGGTCAGAGCCTGCACGGCTTTGGACAGCAGATTACGGTAGTGAGACATATCGGAACCTTTGCGTGTCAGGTTGGAAAGCCGGGTGGTGGCTTCACCCTCAACGGACTTTCCATGGATGCTCATCTTTTTTAGCAGGTCCAGAATCTTTTTTGTCTGAGTGAATTGCAAAAGAACTGAACCGTCGTTTGATACATAGACCAGATAGTAAGGCGACAAGGCATAGGTGGAGTCTGAAACGGTTTGAGCGCCTTCATTTTTAAGGCAAAAAATTACTCCCGGAGACAGGTCGTCTTTTAGGGTATCGTCAATGGTGGCAACAGCAAAAGCGCCCGGCGGAATCCGCTCCAGCAGATTCTCATGTTCTTTTATGTAGTCAGTGAGGTCCATGCGAAAGTCGTTCAGCGTGAGGTCGGTGATGGAGATGCCACCCTCGACATCATCAATATCGACCACTTCGTTCTGAAGTTTTTCGAGCTGTTTGCGGCGGTATTCGAGGTCATTCATCTTTCCGGAATCGGTAAACTCGATGACGTTCTCTTCACCGGTGGCCGAGATATCCAGCAGAACCATGCGGCCGGAAACACGGGCCTCAAGATTGATGTATTCATCCAGCTCCATGTTGGGCCAGAAGTTCACCAGTTGAATTTTGTCATTCTTTGAGCCCAGTCGATCAACACGTCCAAAACGCTGAATGATTCGAACCGGATTCCAGTGGATGTCATAGTTGATCAGGTAATCACAATCCTGCAGGTTTTGCCCCTCTGAAATACAGTCGGTGGCAATCAGCAGGTCAATCTCAGCTGTAAGAGAAGAATCGATCTTGTCACGTTCTTTTGATACCGGAGAGAAGGAGGTGATGATCGAGGCCAGGTCTTTGCGTATGCCGGGCATCTCGGTTTTATTTTCTCCGGAGCCGGTCACCAAGGCAGCATAGACACCCAACTCTTTGTTGGCCCATCCGGCTATGTTGTCATAGAGATACTTGGCCGTGTCTGCAAACGCCGTAAAAATAATGAGCTTCTTATTGTCCGGATTGATCGGGTTGGCAACTTTGTAACGAATGAGCTCCTTCAGTTTCCTGAGTTTTTCATCTTGCGGCGCTTTGACGGACTGTGAAGAGGCAATCAGTTTTTCCAGAATCTCCCGGTCTTCTTCAAGCTCTTGCTTCCAGCGGACCGTATCCATGTCCTGAATCAGGACTTTGACCTTCTTGCCGACAACAAAAGGAGAGAAGGCATCATCTTCAATTTCGATCTCTTCGATATCAAACTCTTCAACCGCTGCATTGTTGTCATGGTCTGCAATTTTCTGGATCAACCCTGTTACTTCACCGAGCAGTTTTTCCAGCGTCATGGTGAAGGAGTTGATTGAACTTTCCATTCGCTTGAACAGGTTAACCCGCATCAGATGAATCAAGCTCTGTTCACGGTCGACCTGTCTGAACACGGAACCGCCAGCAACCTTTCGGTCATACTTGCGGCTGTACTCTTCAGCCTTTTGCGGCAGGACATATTTCAGCGGAGCATAGGCGCTCAGATTAAGCAGCCGAATGTCTCTATTAATACTTTCAAGCGCCGGGAAGCGTCCCTCCGTATCAATGTCTGTCTTGATATTGACGGGCTTGAGCCTCTCCGGAAATTTTCCGATCTCCGTTACATCATAATACTTTTCGATATGCTTTCTGGATCGGGCAATGGTGAGAAGATCCAGCAATTTGAAATAGTCAAAATTCAAAGTCTCCAGCAGGGACTCCGTGGTTCTTTCTCGGTCGTCCAGATTCAGCCATGCATTGAAGCGCGTCTGAGCCATTTTCAAAGTCTGCTCTATACTGGTAATACCGTTGGTCTTCAATGCGTCGTCTTTTGCCTCAACGATAAAAGCGACTTGGTTTTTCAGGTCGTTCATCCGGTTGTTTACCGGGGTGGCTGATAGCATCAGCACTTTGGTTTTTACACCTGCTTTGATGATCTCATTCATCAGTTTGGAATATCGGGTCAGAGAATCATCCTTGCGAGCCGGGTTGTTTCTAAAGTTGTGCGACTCGTCGATAACGATCAAGTCGTAGTTCCCCCAGTTCAGGGTCTCTAAATTGATCTCCCCTGACATGCCGCGCACACGGGTCAAGTCCGTGTGATTGAGGACATCAAAGTTAAACCTGTCGGAAGCGAGAATGTTTCGTTTGTCGTTAACGGTGTATAAGGTCCAGTTTTCCCGGAGCTTTTTGGGGCATAAGACCAGCACTCTATCGTTGCGGAGTTCATAGTATTTGATTACCGCCAGCGCTTCAAAGGTCTTACCCAGTCCCACGCTGTCTGCAATGATGCAGCCATTGTAACGCTCTATTTTATCGATGGCTCCAAGAACGCCATCCCGCTGAAATTTGTAAAGCTTTTGCCAGACTTGAGTGCTTTTAATTCCGGTCTGGGTCTTGATGATTTTGTCTTCATCCAACTCGCCGATAAAATCCCTGAAGATATTGAATAGAGTCAGGAAGTAGATTTGCTGGGGAGTTTTATCGGTATAAATGAGCGAAAGTGCTTCCTGCAGGATCGCTTCAAAATCATTGCTGTTTTTACCTGAGGCCCACAGCTCATCAAACCATTTGATGAGTGAATGCGCCTCATCAGAACTGCGAAAGCAGGTGTTCATGTGGTGGGATTCAGATGGAACGATACCCAGACCGTCAGTGGTAAAGGATGAACTGCCCACAATGGCAAGGTGTTCATCGCTACCGGCATGAGATAAATGAATAAGGTTCTGGTGGACCGATGATGGCAACTCGCGGACTTCGCATTTTTGTTTCAGCCACTGGGCGCACTCTCGTGCAACCCGAGTAACATCAAGCCGATTGCGCAGACGACGATCCAAGTGATTCCCGGAAAGGTTTTTCAGAAACCCCTCTTTGTCGCTATAACACGGAACAAGCAGCTTAAACTTGGAAACCTTTGAAAGCTCCCTTTTAAGCTCGTCATAGGCGTAAAGAGAAAACAGAGCGGAAACCACAGAAAGAGTGCATCCACCTGCGATATTTTCTTTGAGCTCGGAAACAACATTTCCCAGAGATTTGTTATCAAGTATTGATGTTTTCTTCTGCGCTTTCAATTTAATCCTTACCAAAGTAAAACTTCTTCAGCCCGCCATGGACGGCGGGCTTCTTGGGGCGCGGGGATTTTAAGATCTTCCACTTTTCCATTCTATCTTCTTCTTTCTGTATTGGTGCGGTATTGCCTATAACGTTTCGCGGCTATATGAAGTTTTTGCGGAACGCAGTGGAGCAAAAATTTGGGTGAAGCGAAGCGGAACCATATAGCCGCTGTTGTATGACGTGCTTGGGAGGCGGTTTTCATGGCTACTACTTCTATATACATGTGCATCCTTAATTCCTCTTAAAAACTTGCCCATTTCTTTCAGCTGGAGCACAGGACGTGCGGCAGCTGACATTTTTAATCAACATATTTTCCAGTCGCTTTTTTAATTTATCTATATCTCTCAATTCACACTCCCAAACGACTAAATAATTAATACCCATTTTTTCAATTTGGCTTTTAACATTATTATCGCGGTTTATATTTTTCTTAAATTTTAAATCCCAGAACTCTATATTTGATTTTGGTGTATAGGCGTATTTGCACCCTTGATGTCTATGCCAAAAACAACCATGTACAAATATTGCAGTGTTGTATTTGCGAAGAAAAATATCTGGTTTTCCAAGAATATCAATCGGATTAATTCTATATCGGTACCCCATTTTATGAAGAACTGTTCGAACTTCTTTTTCTATTTTTGTATTTTTAGATCTTATTCTGGACATATTCCAGCTTCGCTTTTCAGGAGTTAAACTATCCATTCAAAGCTCTCCAGATAGGATTTGAAGTAGATCCTCTGGACTCAAGGCTGGTTTACGACGGTGTAGCATTGCGTGGCAATTAGGACAGACCGGAAGAAGATCTTTTCCAGGATCGAGAGAATAACTTCCACCCATTTGAGAAACTGGGACAATATGATGGACGTGAATAAAACCTTCGCCCAGCTCACCGTATTTAGCACCAAAATCGAAATCACAAATCCTGCAGGCCGTTCCATGAATTTCAATACAAGCAGCCCGGTTGATTCGGCTCCTTTCATATTGTTTAACCAACTTGAGCAGCGCTGCACCTTCGCTTTCACCTTCAATTGCAGATTCATTAATTTCTTCAAGTGGGAGAAGTGCAAGTGCAAGACCCAAAAAACCAGTTGCCCACGGAAAGGTAGCATCAAAGTCATACCCCGATGTCTTCTCCACAACAACTCCAACCTTCTTCATTGAGATTCGAATGGTTCCCCAGTCGTGTGGCCAAGAAGATGGCTTAGATGCATCAACATGCACAGAATCTAGTTTTAAAGTAACTTGAGCCCCTTTTGACTTAAGACTGTCTGAAAATACCGCGAAAGCAGCTTGTTGTGAAGGTGTTGCGGTTTTCATCCCGAGGATGAGTCCGGATGCATAATTCCCTGGAATAAAAGCTGCCGACACAGTTCTCCAGCCAAGGTGAAGCTCGACACGAAATGATATGGTGCGCTCAATCCCACATGGGCCGATAATAATTTTTTGCCCGTTATTCTCCACAGTTGCACTTGCTTCTACTTCCAGACCAAATCGCTCTGTTAGAGCACGGGACAGATGTGCCGTATCAATCATAATTATCAATCTTCCAGATCAGGTTCAGGAAGATCCTCAACCAGTTTTCTTAACAGGCGCGATACTTCGAAGCGCAATTCCTCAAAATGGTTTTTCGTGGCTTCGTTGATTGTTCCAAGCTCTGCTTCGACCAAAGCCCAAAGCAGGGAGTCCATTCCTTGAATAGTCACATCAGATGCCAAGTTGGGAACATAGACCTTGTGGTAATAGGGATGGCCGGTGTTTACCCTTACTGCATGATGGCCGTCAATAATTGCCGGAGCCCACAGGATTCCGTCGTCAATACTATCTGCCGGTTGCACACAAACCTGCCTGGGAGCCGTGGATTCGCTCACTTTTAATTTCAGGCGGACTGTGCCGGATTTGTTCTTAACTTCCACATCACCGGCAGCAGAATCGACAACAGTGACTTCTGCGTTACGTAGATCTTGCTCTTTGCTTGAAATGGAGCGATTAGAGCCTTCATGGGCGTCTTTGGCTTCATCGCTAACTTTCTTGCGCTGCCCACGTCTGTAACGCTCGTTGGCCGCATTTCTCGGTGCTGGAAGAAACTCGTTCAGAACCCAGTTATACAATTCTTCATTCAACAAAATCCGGGATTTTTTTATATCAACTTGGAATGCTTCATCTGACTCGTGGGTAAACGAGAACTCAACTCTGAGAAGCGACAAGTGAGGTTCTTTTGTAAACATGCCCAGCCAATCTGCAGGATGAATAAGGCGGTTTTCCCGATAGATATAAATGCCCTGCATGTTATTTGTAAGGCGTGCACGTTTAGCTGCTTCCTGAGATGAGAAGTATTCCCGTCGCGGGAGGACAAAAGCACGGATAGAGAATTCAACCGGACTGCCGTCAGGAAGTTCGGCTTCGAGCTTTTTTTCTGCAACA contains these protein-coding regions:
- a CDS encoding site-specific DNA-methyltransferase: MEKMDGKTMDIVAENVGKLKELFPEAFTEGKVDFEALKEVLGTFVDDRDERYSFTWNGKSKARMIAQTPSTGALRPCKDESVDWDTTQNIFIEGDNLEVLKLLQKSYHKKVKMIYIDPPYNTGHDFVYKDNFKDNIKNYKEITGQVDGEGRNLSNNPETSGRYHTDWLNMMYPRLKLARNLLKDNGVIFISIDDTEVSNLRKISDEVFGEENFVAELVWKRRVSSAMADNNVSADHDYVICFQKGDLKDFKGFQKDFKRYSNPDNDPRGPWILDNLTVGMNASMRPNQAYDLVDPATGNVYPFNPNRVWAFIPESMDRMIKEGRIVFPKDTSKRPMQKRFRDELKSTHNPFSTLMMDRVGLNTEATRNIQELMGGNVFDYSKPLSLLTTLIPQVCNGNDVILDFFAGSSVTAHAAMKLNAEESGNRKFIMVQLPEACDEKSEAYKAGYKTISEIGKERIRRAAAKIKAENPEYQGDLGFKVFKLDSTNIKPWEVDFDMTERTLEDFISNIKTDRREEDVLYEVLLKYGLDLTLPITEHTIAGQKVFDIGMGALIICLSDAISLEVVEGIAKLKDELNPEIMRVVFKDSGFKDDVVKTNAVQILKQAGIIDVRSL
- a CDS encoding type III restriction-modification system endonuclease; the protein is MKIKFDANLDFQKQAIESVTGVFEGQEICQTNFTVAPLQYTTQQVIPSMENNLGVGNRLKLLPEDIHKNIRKIQLKNGLAPSEKMNSMDFTVEMETGTGKTYVYLRSIFEMNRLYGFTKFIIVVPSIAIKEGVYKSLQITVDHFRELYENVSFDYFVYDSSKLSDVRNFATSPDIQVMVINIDAFRKSFSDPEKENKANIIHRSHDRMTGAKPIEYIQETNPIVIVDEPQSVDTTSKSKEAIRSLNPLCTLRYSATHVDKHHMLYKLDSVDAYEKKLVKQIEVAGVEVKDGHNKAYIKLLSVNNKKSPITAQVEIDSRLKNGSMKRKKIKVKSGDDLLDKSGGRDIYDGYIIEDIYCEKGNEYISFTSKPEILKLGQAIGEVDPDEYKCLQIRKTIEEHLDKEMRLRPQGIKVLSLFFIDKVANYRWYDEDGNPQKGKFALMFEKEYARAIRKPKYSTLFEGADLNTVAAGVHNGYFAVDKKKDASGNARLKDASGKTLADESAYNLIMKEKEKLLSFDSKLKFIFSHSALKEGWDNPNVFQICTLNETNSVIKKRQEIGRGLRICVNQDGERVHGFEVNTLTVMANESYEKFAEQLQKEIEQEEGIKFGVVEEHLFANIVVPVDDYNNEHLGVDASKKLWDHLKTTGYIDTKGKVQDSLKTALKSGELELPEEFKEQAPHIAAVLKKVSGNLNIKNRDDKKKVSLNKSVFLSPEFKELWDRIKYKTTFRVDFDVETLAAKCAEEIKGNLQVGKARFIYRKAKAEIDRGGVHAEQVQETASVYESRSFELPDLITYLQNETNLTRRTIVKIINDSGRLESFKNNPQKFIEQVSTIIQHQMRLFVVDGIKYHKIGDEHFYAQELFSDNELFGYLQKNMVESQKSVFDHVVYDSDVELEFATAFERSDDIKLYAKLPDWFKIDTPLGTYNPDWAVLIEVDGKEKLYFVVETKSTLFTDALRPTEKAKIACGKEHFKALGKEVEFAVTNAFEDFSGKYVE
- a CDS encoding DUF4391 domain-containing protein encodes the protein MPDNKKAAIDYVWNAISFPEAALLGKRVPKKQFLESGELVASDKKLFRENVKNVYWEYTLKPSTCPVLPYRDNEREYLEVAVLQVEMNSQKGHKRIAEIIHRIIPYPLMIGFYVGTTEHTEYTEKESINSVSSVSSVVNKSFALSIAPKRFSQTEQGAYVAERFYTTGWMHSGAFNDREAAFVASLAWDNMPLQTYGTLYNAWTDRFTGYECSVLSGSFTIGKAGDRLEQLTRCREIESRISELRGQLKKAAFNRQVELNTQIKKFEQELRQLAASL
- a CDS encoding PDDEXK nuclease domain-containing protein gives rise to the protein MNHEKHEKTRKKKGTTEHTKVGFDGLVGLFEQTQAAMQSQAAKSVDIALVVRNWLFGWYIVEFEQNGADRAEYGKQLLKELAFQLSIKGCSERNLASFRKFHVTYSDILQALPAKSSQQVQIQQAASVESSNIGQSLPDQCFQLIGNSDILQAMTAKLSERFVLGWTHYVTLLTVKNRDERQFYELEAAENGWGYRELERQINSALYERLALSRDKNEVKQLSTHGQLVEKADDVIKSPYILEFTGLEERKSYSEHDLETALIDKIEHFLLELGKGFLFESRQKRFSFDNRHFYVDLVFYNRLLRCYVVIDLKVGDLKHQDLGQMQMYVNYFDRYVKTDDEKPTIGILLCLTKSDELVELTLPENANIYASEYQLYLPDKEALKKQLEEAQAEWEATHEDSSEVQNQGGHHE